Proteins encoded together in one Lathamus discolor isolate bLatDis1 chromosome 3, bLatDis1.hap1, whole genome shotgun sequence window:
- the IQCJ gene encoding IQ domain-containing protein J, whose amino-acid sequence MDQAKVYRDLLVPQLEKKTLKIAEDSWEELKRLQHTLGQVNDGKDSLQSHHLAMDEENNIEKYHINLQPLESKVKIIQRAWREYLQRQDLSHHEQLDKRSPSPSSLSSDKMSRSISMNTFSDSSTPYLCYLADWVTSGWRLNFF is encoded by the exons ATGGACCAAGCAAAAGTCTACAGAGATCTCTTGGTCCCTCAATTGGAAAAAAAGACCCTGAAAATTGCTGAAGACAGCTGG GAAGAACTCAAAAGGCTCCAGCACACCTTGGGACAGGTCAATGATGGCAAAGACTCGCTTCAAAG ccATCACCTCGCCAtggatgaagaaaataatattgaaaAATATCATATCAACTTACAGCCCTTGGAATCAAAAGTGAAAAT CATCCAGCGAGCATGGCGTGAGTACCTGCAGCGCCAGGACCTGTCACACCACGAGCAGTTGGACAAGCGCAGTCCCTCTCCATCGTCCCTCTCCTCTGACAAGATGAGCAGGTCCATCAGCATGAACACCTTTTCCGACAGCAGCACACCG TATTTGTGCTACCTTGCAGACTGGGTGACCAGTGGCTGGAGGCTGAACTTCTTTTGA